One window of Athalia rosae chromosome 4, iyAthRosa1.1, whole genome shotgun sequence genomic DNA carries:
- the LOC105693752 gene encoding uncharacterized protein LOC105693752, with amino-acid sequence MKNMVRGTWLLPIVLACANLASATVRTAYEWKYVDYVWKSGEQKTEAAESGLYDYSKIIPYDVQKLSDGRILVATPRYFDNPASLSIISEKRGAGGPLLAPYPDWSWHSGKECSGITSVNKVVVDDCDRLWLVDSGKIGNEQVCPAKILRFDTSTDELVQEVEIPADLAHNPTNVTQGRLELQSVETTGESCEKTWLYISDLEGYGLVIWDGDDVWRLDDDVYHPDPERTKFTIAGETVAISQGPKGFVVTPDGFLRERFVIFKPLSSVKGFSASTADLHDSKSGRKVTYYISDYTGIITGQEITRAFAKRGGIMFGSFPTSLFGCWNIQNRLGLPYFGLVSLNPRNLQFVISIKVTLESNGEDQTVMALSNRLQKFLLGTMKFDEVNFRITTADVDSVTAWNVCRPRRNVRVERTIESKGFKVYEEIRKMTRLFLAILMSQIFVAYGRRCERELVTEYQWKYIDYNWTSPEQKEEAIRSGRYNYRKIVPTDTQYLPDGRVLIVTPNDPVSPASMSTVSQKSRMNNPLLQPYPGWNWYNGSCSGITSTTKVILDKCGRLWFVDTGKIGKKHVCPASIKAFRTSDDALIESFEIPSHLARDAPGSDVGRLEIQAVETYGIECGITWVYLSDVESNTLIIWNGRHAWRLREKFFGPVRRDENFTTAGESVHLPMGISVTVITPAGYLDQKYLLIKPLASRVSYAASLRELHHSISGAKVNYFRQELEQPSQGLAIGISKNTGAALGSFAGEASIYCWNLQDPLTSGTIEVVARNSSTLQFVTSVKIVETPYRESEKVVLLSTKFQKHILGTLNFNVFNFRILTANVACLVRGTVCEPRRATIEDRAFIPNPSC; translated from the exons ATGAAGAACATGGTCCGAGGGACGTGGTTGTTGCCGATTGTCTTGGCGTGCGCAAATTTAGCCTCAGCCACGGTGCGAACGGCCTACGAGTGGAAATACGTCGACTACGTTTGGAAGAGTGGCGAGCAGAAAACGGAAGCCGCTGAATCAGGATTGTACGATTACTCCAAGATCATACCTTACGACGTCCAAAAATTATCGG acGGCCGAATACTAGTGGCCACTCCGCGGTACTTCGACAATCCAGCTAGCTTGTCGATCATTTCTGAAAAAAGGGGAGCTGGTGGTCCGTTGCTGGCCCCCTACCCCGATTGGAGTTGGCACAGCGGAAAAGAGTGTTCGGGCATCACGAGCGTGAACAAAGTAGTC GTCGACGACTGCGACAGACTCTGGCTGGTGGATTCGGGAAAAATAGGAAACGAACAAGTCTGTCCGGCCAAGATACTCCGGTTCGACACGTCGACGGACGAACTGGTCCAGGAAGTCGAAATCCCGGCTGACCTGGCGCACAATCCGACCAACGTGACTCAAGGGCGACTCGAACTCCAAAGCGTGGAAACCACCGGAGAATCGTGCGAGAAAACCTGG CTCTACATTTCGGACCTGGAGGGTTACGGGCTCGTGATTTGGGACGGGGACGACGTGTGGCGACTGGACGACGACGTGTATCATCCGGACCCCGAACGAACCAAGTTCACGATCGCCGGAGAAACGGTCGCGATCAGCCAAGGCCCCAAGGGCTTCGTGGTGACTCCCGATGGATTTTTGAGGGAGAGATTCGTGATTTTCAAACCGTTGTCTTCGGTCAAAGGGTTTTCGGCGAGCACCGCGGATCTCCACGACTCCAAATCAGGCCGCAAGGTCACCTACTACATCAGCGATTACACGGGAATCATAACGGGACAAGAAATAACGCGGGCGTTCGCCAAAAGAGGTGGAATCATGTTCGGTAGTTTTCCCACGTCTTTGTTCGGCTGTTGGAATATTCAGAACCGTTTGGGGCTACCCTATTTC GGATTGGTCTCGCTGAACCCGAGGAACCTGCAGTTCGTTATCAGCATAAAGGTCACCCTGGAATCGAACGGGGAGGACCAGACGGTTATGGCCCTGTCTAACagattgcaaaaatttttactcggcACAATGAAGTTCGACGAGGTGAATTTCCGAATAACAACGGCCGACGTTGATTCAGTTACCGCCTGGAACGTGTGCAGACCGCGCAGAAACGTCCGAGTTGAACGAACCATCGAATCCAAGGGATTCAAGGTTTACGAAG AAATTCGCAAAATGACCAGACTGTTCCTAGCGATTTTGATGTCGCAAATTTTCGTCGCGTACGGGAGACGCTGCGAGAGGGAATTGGTCACCGAGTATCAATGGAAGTACATCGATTACAACTGGACGAGTCCGgagcaaaaagaagaagccaTAAGATCCGGACGTTACAATTACAGGAAAATCGTACCGACCGACACGCAGTATTTGCCGG ATGGTCGGGTCTTGATCGTGACACCGAACGACCCCGTGAGCCCCGCTTCCATGTCGACCGTATCCCAAAAAAGTCGCATGAACAACCCTCTGCTGCAACCTTATCCCGGTTGGAACTGGTACAACGGATCGTGCTCGGGGATAACGAGCACGACCAAAGTCATC CTGGACAAGTGCGGGAGACTCTGGTTCGTCGATACCGGAAAAATCGGCAAAAAGCACGTCTGTCCGGCGAGCATCAAGGCCTTCCGAACTTCGGACGACGCGTTGATCGAATCCTTCGAAATTCCGTCGCACCTGGCGCGGGACGCGCCGGGCAGCGATGTGGGCCGTCTGGAGATACAGGCCGTGGAAACCTACGGGATAGAGTGCGGGATCACCTGG GTCTACCTTTCGGACGTCGAGAGCAACACGCTGATCATCTGGAACGGTCGACACGCGTGGCGACTGAGGGAGAAGTTCTTCGGTCCGGTGAGAAGGGATGAGAATTTCACCACCGCCGGAGAGTCGGTTCATCTGCCGATGGGGATTTCGGTAACCGTCATCACTCCCGCGGGATACCTGGACCAGAAATACTTGCTGATAAAACCGTTGGCTTCTAGAGTGAGCTACGCGGCTAGTCTTCGCGAATTGCATCACTCCATATCGGGTGCGAAGGTGAATTACTTCAGGCAAGAACTCGAGCAACCGAGTCAGGGACTGGCGAtcggtatttcgaaaaatacagGAGCCGCGCTCGGCAGCTTCGCCGGGGAGGCATCGATCTATTGTTGGAACCTTCAGGACCCTTTGACCAGCGGCACGATC GAAGTCGTGGCGCGGAACTCGTCCACGTTGCAGTTCGTTACCAGCGTGAAAATAGTCGAAACACCGTACAGAGAGAGCGAAAAGGTCGTTTTACtatcgacgaaatttcaaaaacataTTCTGGGAACTCTGAACTTCAACGTGTTCAACTTCCGAATACTGACCGCCAATGTCGCCTGCCTCGTCAGAGGCACGGTGTGCGAACCGAGAAGGGCGACGATCGAAGACCGGGCTTTCATTCCGAACCCGTCGTGCtga
- the LOC105693809 gene encoding major royal jelly protein 1-like, whose translation MQSWLTPTILSAFLALSMGAQLKTEYEWKYFQYKLDNYSPEQLNRMYDYRTLIPTDFLRVSANKTLVATPQIHHANRIASLSRISSESGDSGPLLEPYPSKEWHSTFGFFHCPKITSVTKIFMDDCNRIWVVDSGKVKNSQVCPPQILAFDADTDELVEKVRIPWKLAHSSKNRRRGRLEVQFVETKDSCSKTWVYIGDPEGYGMVIWDGEDIWRLENDEIYGPDNTATTFNVDGQEFDQELGASIFVIVPPGLLHEDYMLLRPLSSLFDYAVKVDDLHNSKDGKPVTYYKGNITLPSQELTRSIAKSGTLIGAVASDAAVACLHLENPLALEHIAMPILDKVSLQYTVSSQIVQGKGGQAENEEYWLLSNRYQRFATDTVNFDEINFRIMSVNVAELVKGTACESVSAPEVSAIEDKFFFRMNN comes from the exons ATGCAGTCGTGGTTGACACCGACAATTCTGTCGGCGTTTCTCGCCCTCTCGATGGGCGCCCAACTGAAAACGGAGTACGAATGGAAGTACTTCCAGTACAAGTTAGATAATTATTCACCGGAACAGTTGAACAGGATGTACGACTACCGTACCCTGATTCCAACCGATTTTCTTCGAGTGTCAG CGAACAAAACCCTCGTAGCGACGCCGCAGATCCATCACGCAAACCGGATCGCGAGTTTGTCTCGTATCTCGAGCGAGTCCGGCGACAGCGGTCCTCTGCTGGAGCCCTATCCTTCCAAGGAGTGGCATTCGACTTTTGGATTTTTCCACTGCCCGAAAATCACCAGTGTCACCAAAATATTC ATGGACGACTGCAACAGGATCTGGGTGGTGGATTCAGGTAAAGTGAAGAATTCCCAAGTATGTCcgcctcaaattttggccttCGACGCCGATACCGACGAATTGGTCGAGAAAGTCCGCATTCCGTGGAAATTGGCTCACAGCTCCAAGAACAGGAGACGAGGACGACTCGAGGTTCAGTTCGTAGAGACGAAAGATTCGTGCTCGAAGACTTGG GTTTACATCGGCGACCCCGAGGGATACGGGATGGTGATCTGGGACGGAGAGGACATTTGGCGTCTAGAAAACGACGAGATCTACGGACCGGACAATACAGCGACAACATTCAACGTGGATGGACAAGAATTCGATCAGGAACTCGGAGCTTCGATATTCGTCATTGTTCCACCGGGACTCCTTCACGAAGATTACATGCTGCTCAGACCCCTGTCTTCTCTGTTCGATTACGCGGTGAAGGTCGATGATTTGCACAATTCCAAAGACGGTAAACCTGTGACTTACTACAAGGGCAACATCACCCTACCGAGTCAGGAACTGACGAGATCCATCGCGAAGTCGGGTACCCTTATCGGAGCCGTCGCCTCGGATGCGGCTGTCGCGTGTTTGCATCTTGAAAATCCTCTGGCGTTGGAACACATC GCCATGCCCATACTAGATAAGGTCTCTCTGCAGTACACAGTCAGCAGTCAAATCGTCCAAGGCAAAGGAGGCCAGGCGGAAAACGAGGAGTATTGGCTGTTGTCGAATCGTTATCAACGATTCGCCACGGATACCGTGAACTTTGATGAAATCAACTTCAGGATCATGTCGGTGAACGTGGCCGAACTGGTCAAAGGCACAGCTTGCGAATCGGTCAGCGCTCCCGAAGTATCCGCTATCGAAGACAAGTTCTTCTTCAGGATGAACAATTGA
- the LOC105693765 gene encoding major royal jelly protein 1-like: protein MANLCFAFLAIAIFFASSGTCLTELKTAYEWKYIEYIWRNEMHDKLCWGWDPTKIAPSDVQYFPDGRVLIVTPQYLVPSVVSLSTISSKVGDGGPLLQPYPGWEWYNFDDCSGIKSVSKVILDKCDRLWLVDDGTNGPDEDPCPPFIIAFDTKTDKLIESFLIPESLAKDSPPTLTGRLAILAVETYGRDCGHTWVYISEIGTDSILIWNGEKIWRVREDFFKPTGNDTAMTVAGVSFDLKLGITAATLNAPLYSQERYLIFSPQSTDGIVARTSELHDSISGAPVRYYGPESQVIPDGVRGLSVAVSREGILVKGSTDSSIKCWNTMVPLKSLGTLAQNETTLQFVTTVKFFEEPDWGREILVLLSNREQKLIADGVYDVDEVNFRVLTADLVDLVKDTPCEIPVAVPADRALVPFP from the exons atggccaaCTTGTGCTTCGCGTTCCTGGCGATTGCGATATTTTTCGCCTCCTCCGGCACGTGTCTTACCGAACTGAAGACCGCCTACGAATGGAAGTACATTGAATACATATGGAGAAATGAGATGCACGACAAACTTTGTTGGGGTTGGGATCCGACGAAGATCGCGCCGTCCGACGTCCAGTATTTCCCAG ACGGTAGAGTCCTGATCGTCACTCCCCAGTACCTGGTCCCGAGCGTTGTGAGTCTCTCGACGATATCGTCGAAAGTTGGCGACGGTGGTCCGCTACTGCAACCTTATCCCGGCTGGGAATGGTACAATTTCGACGACTGTTCGGGCATAAAAAGCGTGAGCAAAGTGATC CTCGACAAATGCGACAGGCTCTGGCTGGTCGACGACGGTACGAACGGACCGGACGAGGATCCTTGCCCACCTTTCATAATTGCCTTCGACACGAAAACCGACAAATTGATCGAGTCCTTCCTGATTCCCGAAAGTCTGGCGAAAGATAGTCCGCCGACTCTTACGGGTCGACTGGCGATATTGGCCGTTGAAACGTACGGTCGAGACTGCGGGCACACCTGG GTCTACATCTCCGAAATCGGGACCGACAGCATCCTGATTTGGAACGGTGAGAAAATCTGGCGTGTTCgtgaagattttttcaaaccaacgGGAAACGACACCGCGATGACCGTTGCGGGGGTGTCCTTCGACCTGAAACTCGGGATCACAGCGGCCACTTTGAACGCTCCACTGTACTCGCAGGAGCGATACCTCATCTTCAGTCCTCAGAGTACGGACGGCATAGTGGCTCGCACATCGGAACTCCACGACTCGATATCCGGAGCCCCCGTTCGCTACTATGGGCCGGAATCCCAAGTGATTCCGGACGGAGTTAGAGGACTTTCGGTGGCCGTGTCGAGGGAGGGTATTCTGGTAAAAGGTTCCACGGACTCCAGCATAAAATGCTGGAACACTATGGTCCCCTTGAAGAGTTTG GGCACCTTGGCGCAGAACGAAACCACTCTTCAGTTCGTTAcgacggtgaaatttttcgaagaaccGGACTGGGGCAGGGAAATTCTCGTATTACTTTCCAACAGGGAGCAGAAATTAATCGCCGACGGTGTCTACGACGTGGACGAAGTGAACTTCAGAGTACTAACAGCCGACCTTGTCGATCTCGTCAAGGACACGCCCTGCGAGATACCGGTAGCTGTGCCAGCTGATCGTGCTCTGGTACCGTTCCCGTAA
- the LOC105693808 gene encoding major royal jelly protein 1-like, with amino-acid sequence MKSQTIQTLSILLASATFCMGGLDVLYEWKYIAYEWDNPYDESSSRSDGRYDRKRIVPNDVQQLSDGRVLVTTPKYYDNPASLSIVSSRSENGGPLLAPYPSWDWHKKSGDCSGITSVNRVRVDRCNRLWVVDSGKIGDEQVCPAKILTFDPTTDELLDTFEIPTELTYNPDDPSQGRVEIQVVETIGDNCEQTWAYIGDPEGFGLLIYNGTSIWRLNDKIFAPEAEQTNFVIDNESVRLDIGVGSMLLPPSGFVEEQPVLFKPLASVKGYAATREQMHYSYSGIDIQYYMCNYTIPSQELARDYSSDGVLIAGFPLQTAIACWNLQYPLVDPYVEILDQDSEKLQFVSGLKITKGIQNGVEGENVWVMTNRYQKFRLGSLDFSDVNFRILGSNVADLVKGTYCETKSHELVPTMEEKFFFKIEN; translated from the exons ATGAAATCCCAGACGATTCAGACACTGTCCATCCTATTGGCATCCGCCACATTTTGCATGGGTGGATTGGATGTCTTGTACGAATGGAAATACATCGCTTACGAATGGGATAATCCATACGACGAGTCATCCTCCAGGTCAGACGGACGGTACGACCGGAAGAGGATAGTTCCCAATGACGTTCAACAGCTCTCTG ATGGTCGTGTTCTGGTAACAACTCCGAAGTATTACGACAACCCCGCAAGTTTGTCGATCGTGTCAAGTAGAAGCGAGAATGGTGGCCCGCTTTTGGCACCCTATCCCAGTTGGGATTGGCACAAGAAGTCGGGTGACTGTTCCGGCATCACCAGTGTCAACAGAGTCAGA GTGGACCGATGCAATCGGCTTTGGGTCGTCGATTCCGGCAAAATAGGCGACGAACAAGTGTGCCCCGCTAAAATTTTAACCTTCGATCCCACTACGGATGAATTGTTGGACACTTTTGAAATTCCAACCGAGTTGACCTACAACCCCGACGATCCGAGCCAAGGAAGAGTGGAGATCCAGGTCGTCGAAACGATCGGCGATAATTGTGAACAGACTTGG GCATACATAGGTGATCCGGAAGGTTTTGGTCTCCTCATCTACAATGGGACAAGTATTTGGCGCCTCAACGACAAGATCTTCGCACCGGAAGCAGAACAAACGAACTTCGTAATAGACAATGAAAGTGTAAGATTGGATATCGGAGTAGGCAGCATGCTTTTACCCCCGTCGGGATTCGTCGAGGAACAACCGGTACTCTTCAAGCCTCTGGCGTCCGTCAAAGGATACGCGGCGACCCGCGAACAGATGCACTACTCCTATTCGGGAATAGATATCCAGTACTACATGTGCAACTACACTATACCGAGCCAAGAACTTGCCAGGGATTACTCGTCGGACGGTGTCTTGATTGCCGGTTTTCCCCTGCAAACAGCCATCGCTTGCTGGAACCTTCAGTATCCTCTGGTCGATCCTTACGTG GAAATTTTGGACCAAGATTCAGAGAAGCTGCAGTTCGTCAGCGGTCTGAAAATCACCAAAGGAATCCAAAATGGCGTCGAGGGCGAAAATGTCTGGGTGATGACCAATCGTTACCAGAAGTTTCGTTTGGGATCTCTGGATTTCTCCGACGTGAATTTCAGGATTTTAGGATCGAACGTCGCAGATCTCGTCAAGGGCACTTATTGCGAGACGAAGTCGCACGAGCTCGTCCCtacgatggaagaaaaatttttctttaaaatagaaaactaG
- the LOC105693806 gene encoding major royal jelly protein 1-like, translating to MQTTLPVRAIWILPMILPAFFAVSMCVELRTEYEWKYFEYKYDIGRKDQWKEMYNYRTLIPTDFLRVSENKTLIATPQARNQNDISRLSRISAESSDSGPLLEPYPSNAWHITFFYLYCPKITSVSKIFMDDCNRIWVVDSGKLRDLQICPPQILAFDADTDELVEKFVIPMELARNSKTRRPGRLQIQFVETKDSCSKTWVYVGDPEGYGMVIWDGKDVWRLENDEVYGPDKTATTFDVDGQRFDQEVGASGFVVIPPGFLHEDYMMLRPVASQKAYAVKVEDLHNSKDGKPVTYYKGNVTLPSQELTRAFSESGALIGSLASQSALSCWYPENPLAAEYIGIPLRDPVALQYAVSGKIVRGKGSRSGDEEFWILSTRNQRFATNTVNFNETNFRIMSVNVAELINGTVCEPSGGTPKESTIEDKFFFKMEN from the exons ATGCAGACTACACTTCCAGTTCGAGCTATATGGATATTGCCGATGATATTACCGGCGTTTTTCGCAGTTTCGATGTGCGTTGAACTCAGAACCGAGTACGAGTGGAAATACTTTGAGTATAAATATGATATTGGTCGAAAAGATCAGTGGAAAGAAATGTACAACTATCGAACCCTGATCCCAACGGATTTTCTTCGAGTGTCGG AAAATAAAACACTCATAGCAACGCCGCAGGCCAGAAATCAAAACGACATCTCGCGTTTGTCTCGTATATCCGCCGAATCCAGCGACAGCGGCCCTTTGCTGGAGCCCTATCCTTCCAACGCCTGGCAcataacatttttttacctctaCTGTCCGAAAATTACGAGCGTCAGCAAAATATTC aTGGACGATTGCAACAGAATCTGGGTGGTCGATTCGGGAAAACTGAGGGATTTGCAAATATGTCCTCCGCAAATTTTGGCCTTCGATGCCGATACCGACGAATTGGTCGAGAAATTCGTTATACCGATGGAATTGGCTCGCAATTCCAAGACCAGGAGACCGGGCCGACTCCAAATTCAATTCGTAGAAACGAAGGATTCGTGCTCGAAGACTTGG GTTTACGTGGGAGACCCCGAGGGATACGGGATGGTGATCTGGGACGGGAAGGACGTCTGGCGACTCGAAAACGACGAGGTTTACGGACCGGACAAAACAGCGACCACATTCGACGTGGACGGACAACGATTCGATCAGGAAGTCGGGGCTTCGGGATTCGTCGTGATTCCTCCGGGATTCCTCCACGAAGATTACATGATGCTACGACCCGTCGCTTCTCAGAAGGCGTACGCGGTGAAGGTGGAAGATTTGCACAATTCCAAAGATGGTAAACCGGTTACTTACTACAAGGGCAACGTCACCCTTCCGAGTCAGGAACTGACGAGAGCCTTCTCCGAGTCGGGTGCCCTTATCGGATCACTTGCCTCCCAATCGGCTCTCTCGTGTTGGTATCCCGAAAATCCCCTGGCAGCTGAATATATC GGTATCCCTTTACGGGATCCGGTCGCTCTGCAGTACGCCGTCAGCGGGAAAATTGTTCGAGGGAAAGGAAGCCGTTCCGGAGACGAGGAGTTCTGGATTCTGTCTACTCGTAATCAACGGTTCGCCACTAATACCGTGAACTTCAACGAAACCAATTTCAGAATCATGTCGGTAAACGTGGCTGAATTGATCAACGGTACGGTTTGCGAACCTTCCGGTGGTACCCCTAAGGAATCCACCATCGAAGACAAGTTCTTCTTCAAGATGGAAAACTAA
- the LOC105693803 gene encoding major royal jelly protein 1-like — MRSLLHAVFVLSTVLACTDFVAAALNTHYQWRFIDYQWESYGQKYLANKTGLYAPKKIIPYDVQRLSDGRVLVTTPRYFNNPASLSVVSQVYGSNGPLLAPYPNWRWHDAKDCSGITSVNRIRVDECDRLWIVDSGKIGNEQICPAKILQFDTKNDRLVQQIEIPKELSRNPDDKTKGRLELQTVETAGESCAETWVYVSDLEGYGLIIWDGEDIWRLNDDVFKPDPNQTTFSVGGENFTLSLGPSGFLIGPDGYLKDRYAFFKPLSANKGYAVSTADLHNSKLGGDVIYYITEYTAPSQELGRDFSKLGGFLIAGFTTETLVACWNIQYPLEDRYIGFLEQNATTLQYINSIKITLDRSRRTETVDVLTNRLQKFVRGTMNFNEINFRILSSDVRSLINGTICAPRGNHSVEKFVEAKGFRFFDINQHSPIGSSSWWNRWTKKVGNWFSKSS; from the exons ATGAGGAGTCTGTTACACGCAGTTTTTGTACTGTCGACAGTTTTAGCGTGCACGGATTTCGTCGCGGCCGCTTTAAATACACACTATCAATGGCGTTTCATCGACTATCAGTGGGAAAGTTACGGTCAAAAATATCTAGCCAATAAAACCGGACTGTACGCTcctaaaaaaatcattccttaCGACGTTCAGCGACTGTCAG ACGGTCGAGTCCTCGTGACCACGCCGAGGTACTTCAACAATCCCGCTAGTTTGTCGGTTGTATCACAAGTTTACGGATCTAATGGCCCGTTGCTGGCTCCGTACCCCAACTGGCGTTGGCACGACGCCAAGGACTGCTCGGGAATCACAAGTGTCAACAGAATAAGG GTCGACGAATGCGACAGACTTTGGATTGTAGACTCCGGTAAAATCGGAAACGAACAAATCTGTCCCGCGAAGATACTCCAGTTCGACACGAAGAACGATCGACTGGTCCAGCAAATTGAAATCCCGAAAGAATTGTCGCGCAATCCGGACGACAAGACGAAAGGGCGTCTCGAACTTCAGACCGTGGAAACCGCCGGTGAATCCTGCGCGGAAACCTGG gtCTACGTTTCGGATCTGGAAGGTTACGGTCTTATAATTTGGGACGGTGAGGACATATGGCGACTGAACGACGACGTCTTCAAACCGGACCCCAATCAAACGACGTTCAGCGTCGGCGGTGAAAACTTTACCCTCAGTCTGGGACCTTCTGGATTTTTGATCGGTCCGGACGGTTACTTGAAGGACAGATACGCGTTTTTCAAGCCGTTGTCAGCGAACAAAGGATACGCCGTGTCCACCGCGGATCTCCACAACTCGAAATTGGGCGGTGACGTGATTTACTACATCACGGAATACACGGCGCCCAGCCAGGAACTCGGAcgagatttttccaaactcGGCGGTTTTCTGATCGCCGGTTTCACCACCGAAACTCTGGTCGCGTGTTGGAATATCCAGTACCCTCTGGAGGACCGATACATC ggTTTTCTGGAGCAGAACGCCACCACATTGCAGTACATAAACAGCATCAAGATAACCCTGGATCGAAGCAGGAGGACCGAGACGGTCGACGTCCTGACCAATAGACTGCAGAAATTCGTTAGGGGTACAATGAACTTCAACGAAATCAATTTCAGGATCTTGTCTTCCGACGTCCGCAGCCTCATCAATGGAACGATTTGCGCGCCGCGTGGAAATCACTCGGTCGAAAAGTTCGTCGAAGCCAAAGGATTCAGATTTTTCGACATCAATCAACATTCTCCGATCGGCTCCAGTTCTTGGTGGAACCGATGGACGAAGAAAGTTGGAAATTGGTTCTCTAAAAGTTCCTAA
- the LOC105693762 gene encoding major royal jelly protein 1-like, with amino-acid sequence MRCSLLIVFAILSCAAAQTMKLLHEWKYIDYLWRSDEQKRNAIDSGDYNYTQVFLIDSDRAPDGRIFVTTPRFPGVPASLSTVSRRRGAGGPLLKPYPSWSWHKKNDCSGISSVWRTIINYKPGYCQHLWVLDSGQKGVCDAQFLVFDLASDKLIRRIPIPANYANNMKNEGLLITPAIESDDQCRNSWVYAADVEGGGLIVLDVAREKLRRLEMEVFKAETSKATLTIAGESFYLADGIFGLAVPNGLGSNPRRLYFRPLASLNEYSIELKDLHRSLHSEKDVPYLKYNYTFPSQAASQAASRDGILFFGLTSQTAIACWNTRTPMNERNVDIVYRDENLLQFTSGVKIVDYPGTESLSVVSNRYQKIALGTMDFSEVNFRILFEPVDSLVRRSKCGNPHY; translated from the exons ATGCGGTGTTCGCTTTTAATCGTTTTCGCGATACTCTCGTGCGCCGCGGCGCAAACTATGAAATTACTTCACGAATGGAAATACATCGACTACCTCTGGCGAAGCGATGAGCAGAAGCGAAACGCTATAGATTCGGGGGACTACAATTACACCCAAGTATTCCTGATAGACTCGGATCGAGCACCGG ATGGAAGGATCTTCGTGACTACACCACGTTTTCCCGGTGTACCCGCATCCCTATCGACGGTTTCCAGAAGAAGGGGAGCCGGAGGTCCCCTGCTGAAACCCTACCCGAGTTGGTCCTGGCATAAAAAGAACGACTGCTCCGGTATCTCGAGCGTGTGGAGGACGATAATCAATTACAAG CCCGGCTATTGCCAACACCTCTGGGTACTGGACAGCGGACAAAAGGGCGTTTGCGACGCTCAATTTTTGGTCTTCGATTTGGCGAGCGATAAATTGATAAGGAGAATTCCGATACCCGCAAACTACGCGAACAACATGAAAAACGAGGGACTTCTGATCACACCGGCTATAGAGAGCGACGATCAGTGCAGAAATTCGTGG GTGTACGCGGCGGACGTGGAGGGTGGCGGTTTGATAGTTTTGGACGTTGCGAGGGAGAAATTGCGACGATTAGAGATGGAGGTGTTCAAAGCCGAAACGTCCAAGGCGACGTTGACGATAGCCGGTGAGAGTTTTTATCTGGCGGACGGAATTTTCGGGCTCGCCGTGCCCAACGGATTGGGATCGAATCCGAGACGTTTGTACTTCCGGCCGTTGGCTTCCCTCAACGAGTACTCGATAGAGCTGAAAGATCTCCATCGATCTCTGCACTCCGAGAAGGACGTCCCTTACCTCAAGTATAATTACACTTTTCCGAGTCAAGCCGCCTCCCAGGCCGCGTCGAGAGAcggaattttgtttttcggacTCACGAGCCAAACGGCGATCGCCTGCTGGAACACGAGGACCCCGATGAACGAGAGGAACGTG gaTATCGTTTACCGGGATGAAAATCTCCTGCAATTCACGAGCGGTGTGAAGATCGTCGATTACCCCGGTACGGAAAGTCTCTCCGTCGTTTCCAACAGGTACCAAAAAATTGCCCTCGGTACGATGGATTTTTCCGAAGTTAATTTCAGGATACTCTTCGAACCCGTCGATTCCCTGGTCAGACGAAGCAAGTGCGGAAATCCGCACTACTGA